DNA sequence from the Cellulophaga sp. HaHaR_3_176 genome:
CCATAAATACGTGGGGTTCATGTCAAGACCTTTTACCATTAAAAGCTTTACAACTGTGTTATTTGAAAGCCTTATTGGCACATTTTCTACCAGTTCAACTTCTCCTATTGGATATAATTTTACTTTTTGATTTTCAGAAGATAGTAAAAGCCTGGCAAGAACTTCATAAATGGCAGGTGAGCCATCATATCTAAAATAAAGCGCATCTCCATTAAACTCCCCTTTCTTTTCTCCTTTAGGGTTTAACCAAGTTGCGCTATGATTTTCACTCTTAAAAAACTCTTGTATAGAATCTTTTAAATAGTTGACTCCAGTTACCGTTTGCGAGGTAACGAATCCCTTTTTATTAAAACTTAGTTCTTCTGAAAATTCTGGACCACGGCCCCTATCTGTATAGGTATAATAATAGTTTACACTGGTTTTATCAGTCTTCCATTTTTCGTATTTCCCAGCTAAACCTTCTCTAAAAACTACATCATAAATCACTTTATCAGAAGCTTTATGATCTGTAATGGGTAGATTGTTAAAACAACTTGTAACAATAAAGAAAAGTGCGCAAATATATTTCATAAGTTACAAGATTGTTTTAAGGAGGTATATTTCTGTTTATTTTTAATGTTTAAGTCTTAAGACTTTAGGGTATCTTTAAAATATCGCAACCAATTAAGACCCAATATCTTTTCTATATCCCCTGTGCTGTACCCTCTTTTGTCTAATACTTTTGCAACTTGCAAATAACGATCTGCTTTATCTAATTCAGGAATCCAAGGTGGCCACTGTACTTTATAAGAAGGTTTAAACCTAGTTAATCTTGGCACATACCAATTTTCTCTTGTAGCTCCTGTTGCCTCTAAACCTTGAATAGCAAAATCTGCAGCAACACCCACATGTTCTATTCCTGCTATTTTAACGGCATGATCTATATGGTCTACATAAGTTTCTAAAGTAGTTTTGGTTCCTAATTCTGGACCAATCATATAGCCTAAACATATAATTCCTATAACTCCGCCTTTTGCCGCCATAGCTTTTATTTGATCATCTGTTTTAGCTCTGGGATGATTTTTATAGAGCGCTTCACACATAGAATGATTAAAACAAGCTCCAGAAGTACTAAATTCAATTCCTTCATTTGTTGTTTGTCGCCCGCAATGTGACAGATCTATCATGATCCCTAGCTCATTCATACGCGCTAAAGCCTCAATACCAAAATCTGACAATCCAGAATTGGTACGCTCCGTACTCCCATCACCCAATAAATTTCTTTGATTATAGGTTAATTGAATCCAACGTGTTCCAGCATCGTACAGTGTATTTATATTATCTATAGATTTCTCTATCATTGTAGCATTTTGAAACCCATATAATACAGCTGTTTTATTCTCTTTTTTAGCTCGGATAAAATCTGCTGCACTAGTCGCTTTAAGTAAAACATCCGAATTGTTTTGAATTCGAGTATCCCATTCTCCAATATTTTTTAAGGCACCTTTTAAACTCCCTGATAATAAGGAAGTACCAAAGCCGGTATAACCAGATTGTTCTAAAGCTTTAAAAGAATCTTCATTCCATCCTTTCGGAATTACGAGACCATCTATAACCATAGCTTTTTTGTATAGTTCTTCAATCTTACTATCTGTAAGATTTGTTAATACACTATTTGTTAAGTTTTGGTTTGGATTGATATTAACAGATTCTAATATGGAATTAAAAGCAAGGGCGGTCTGCCCTGGAAATAATGCTCCTAGAGACATAAGTTTGACTAAATTTCTGCGATTTTGTTTCAAAATATTCTAGTATTACTATTTAAAAAATGGCATAAAGAGATAGATAAAAAACAAGGCTATTTTTAGCATTGTTCGTCATCATGAAATAAATCTTGTACACACATTAATTAGGTATCAATGTGCGTACAAGTAAATAGCTTAAATAAGGTTTTAATTAATACCCTGGGTTTTGCTCTATGTTAGGATTAACATCTGTCTCATCTTGAGGTATTGGCATTATAACAGTATCTGCTCCATAAGGAATTAAACAAATCTGTGCCGTACAGTTAGTTCTAACAATATCCATTTGATTACGCATCAAATCCCAAAGTCGTTGTCCTTCAAAGGCCAACTCTAGTCTTCGTTCCAAAAATATAGCATCGCTAAGTGCATCGCCAGAATCTGAATTATCCGGCTCGTCTGCAATTGCACGTTGGCGCACCATGTCTAAATCATCTTGCGCACCCGCTATATTTGTACCAATTTCTGCTCTAGCCTCGGCACGTATCAAATACATTTCTGCCAGTCTAACAACCTTTACATTATCAAAACCATTGATGTCTGGATATTTGATCATTCTATTTGGTGCAAATTCACCAGTTAATAAAGTATCTACTTCAAAAGTGCTTAAACGAGCATCATTCTCAGGGTAAAGATCAGCCACATCATTGGAAGGAAGATAATCTCCAAAACCTGCTTGTAGATAAAGACCTGCAATACCATTACCACCAACATTATCAGTTTCAGTCATTGAAATTTCAAAAATAGACTCTGAACTATTATCAGTAGTCCATAAGTCATAATAATTATCATTGGAAATTAAACTATAATCACCTGACTCTATAACACTTGAAGACATTGCTTCTGCATTCGTCCAATCTTCTTGAAAAAGATAAACTTTTGCTAATAATGCCCTAATAGATGTAGGTGACAAAGTATTTGAATTACCGCTTCTAGAATTACCATTCATCAAAGAAATACCCGTTGTCATATCAGAAATAATTTGTTCGTATACTTCTGCTACAGTATTTCTAGATGGTTCATTATCCAAATCGAAATTTAAAACTACAGGAACTCCTGGATGACTAGCATCTGTAGTAAAGTTATATTGCTGAGCAAACATACGTACTAAATCAAAATACATTAAGCCTCTTAGCGCATAAGCCTCACCAATGATATGATTTTGCTCAGCTATAACTGCATCAGATAAAATAGTTTCAGAATTGATGATAGCATTAGCTGCATTAATTCCTTCATAAGCACTACCCCAAAGAGCTTGAGCCTGTCCATCAGATACTCTTTGAATATGTTCAGCATAATCTACAACTCTATTAGCTTGCCCATTTTGTTTTACGTCATCTGCCAACACATCAGGTATCATAATCATGTAACGTCCATAATATTCTGATCCCGACAATTTATTATATATGCCAGTAACAGAAGATTCGTAACCATCAAGATCCAATAAGGCATCGGTATCCGAAACAGATTGTTGCGGAGTAAGTTCTAAAAAAGATTCTGAACAAGAGAATACGAGTCCAGCCAATATCGTTAATATAAATATTTTATATGTTTTCATGTTTTTCATCATTTAAAGTTGAATATCTAAACCAATGGATACAGTTTTTACTGCTGGTGTCTGCCCTGTGTAGCTACCATTAATACCTTGTTCTGGATCGATGTACAGGATATCCTCTTTTACAAAAGTTAGGATATTAGTTCCTCTAGCATATAATCGCATTGAATTCAAGCCTAACAACGAAGTAACTTTTTCGGTAAAATTATAAGCAACCGTTAAATCTCTTAATCGAATATAACTACCATCATATAACCATCTACTTTGGTTTCCTTCATTACTACCGTTACGACCACCCCAAACAAACTGA
Encoded proteins:
- a CDS encoding RagB/SusD family nutrient uptake outer membrane protein: MKTYKIFILTILAGLVFSCSESFLELTPQQSVSDTDALLDLDGYESSVTGIYNKLSGSEYYGRYMIMIPDVLADDVKQNGQANRVVDYAEHIQRVSDGQAQALWGSAYEGINAANAIINSETILSDAVIAEQNHIIGEAYALRGLMYFDLVRMFAQQYNFTTDASHPGVPVVLNFDLDNEPSRNTVAEVYEQIISDMTTGISLMNGNSRSGNSNTLSPTSIRALLAKVYLFQEDWTNAEAMSSSVIESGDYSLISNDNYYDLWTTDNSSESIFEISMTETDNVGGNGIAGLYLQAGFGDYLPSNDVADLYPENDARLSTFEVDTLLTGEFAPNRMIKYPDINGFDNVKVVRLAEMYLIRAEARAEIGTNIAGAQDDLDMVRQRAIADEPDNSDSGDALSDAIFLERRLELAFEGQRLWDLMRNQMDIVRTNCTAQICLIPYGADTVIMPIPQDETDVNPNIEQNPGY
- a CDS encoding dipeptidase; protein product: MSLGALFPGQTALAFNSILESVNINPNQNLTNSVLTNLTDSKIEELYKKAMVIDGLVIPKGWNEDSFKALEQSGYTGFGTSLLSGSLKGALKNIGEWDTRIQNNSDVLLKATSAADFIRAKKENKTAVLYGFQNATMIEKSIDNINTLYDAGTRWIQLTYNQRNLLGDGSTERTNSGLSDFGIEALARMNELGIMIDLSHCGRQTTNEGIEFSTSGACFNHSMCEALYKNHPRAKTDDQIKAMAAKGGVIGIICLGYMIGPELGTKTTLETYVDHIDHAVKIAGIEHVGVAADFAIQGLEATGATRENWYVPRLTRFKPSYKVQWPPWIPELDKADRYLQVAKVLDKRGYSTGDIEKILGLNWLRYFKDTLKS